The proteins below are encoded in one region of Kogia breviceps isolate mKogBre1 chromosome 8, mKogBre1 haplotype 1, whole genome shotgun sequence:
- the DOLK gene encoding dolichol kinase, protein MTRECASPAPGPGAPLSGSVLAEAAVVFVVVLSIHAAVWDRYSWCAVALAVQAFYVQYKWDRLLQQGSAVFQFRMSANSGLLPASVVMPLLGLVMKERCQAAGNPYFERFGIVVAATGMAVALFSSVLALGITRPVPTNTCVMSGLAGGVIIYIMKHSLSVGEVIEVLEVLLIFVYLNMILLYLLPHCFTPGEALLVLGGLSFMLNQLIKRSLAVVESQGDPLDFFLLVVVVGVVLMGIFFSTLFVFMDSGTWASSIFFHLMTCVLGLGVVLPWLHRLIRRNPLLWLFQFLFQTETRVYLLAYWSLLATLACLVVLYQNAKRSSSESKKHQAPTIARKYFHFIVVATYVPGIILDRPLLYVAATICLAVFIFLEYVRYFRIKPLGHTLRSLLSLFLDERDSGPLILTHIYLLLGMSLPIWLVPRPCTQKGSLGGARALVPYAGVLAVGVGDTVASIFGSTMGEIRWPGTKKTFEGTMTSIFAQIISVALILIFDSGVDLNYSYAWILGSISTVSLLEAYTTQIDNLLLPLYLLILLMA, encoded by the coding sequence ATGACCCGAGAGTGCGCTTCCCCGGCCCCTGGGCCTGGGGCTCCGCTGAGCGGTTCGGTGCTGGCAGAGGCGGCAGTGGTGTTCGTAGTGGTGCTGAGCATCCACGCAGCGGTGTGGGATCGATACTCGTGGTGCGCCGTGGCCCTCGCGGTGCAGGCCTTCTACGTCCAATACAAGTGGGACCGGCTGCTACAGCAGGGAAGCGCTGTCTTCCAGTTTCGAATGTCCGCAAACAGTGGCCTACTGCCCGCCTCGGTGGTCATGCCTTTGCTCGGGCTGGTTATGAAGGAGCGCTGCCAGGCTGCGGGGAACCCATACTTCGAGCGGTTTGGAATTGTGGTGGCGGCCACTGGCATGGCAGTGGCCCTCTTCTCATCAGTACTGGCACTGGGCATCACTCGCCCAGTGCCCACCAACACCTGTGTCATGTCGGGCTTGGCTGGAGGTGTCATCATTTATATCATGAAGCACTCGCTGAGTGTAGGCGAGGTGATCGAGGTCCTGGAGGTCCTGCTGATCTTCGTCTACCTCAACATGATCCTGCTGTATCTGCTGCCCCACTGCTTCACCCCTGGAGAGGCTCTGCTGGTATTGGGTGGCCTCAGCTTCATGCTCAACCAGCTCATCAAGCGCTCTCTGGCTGTGGTGGAAAGCCAGGGGGACCCCTTGGACTTCTTCCTGCTGGTAGTGGTGGTAGGGGTGGTGCTCATGGGCATCTTCTTCAGCACCCTCTTTGTTTTCATGGACTCAGGCACCTGGGCCTCTTCCATCTTCTTCCACCTCATGACCTGTGTACTGGGCCTTGGCGTGGTGCTGCCCTGGCTGCACCGGCTCATCCGCAGGAACCCCCTGCTGTGGCTTTTTCAATTCCTCTTCCAGACAGAGACCCGAGTCTACCTCCTAGCCTACTGGTCTCTGCTGGCCACCTTAGCCTGCCTGGTGGTGCTATACCAGAATGCCAAGCGGTCATCTTCCGAGTCCAAGAAGCACCAGGCCCCCACCATTGCTCGGAAGTATTTCCACTTCATTGTGGTAGCCACCTACGTCCCAGGTATCATCTTGGACCGGCCACTGCTCTACGTGGCTGCCACCATATGTCTGGCGGTCTTCATCTTCCTAGAGTATGTGCGCTACTTCCGCATCAAGCCCCTGGGCCACACTCTGCGAagcctcctgtccctcttcctgGATGAACGAGACAGTGGACCGCTCATCCTGACCCACATCTACCTGCTCCTAGGCATGTCTCTTCCCATTTGGTtagtccccagaccctgcacacAGAAGGGTAGCCTAGGGGGAGCCAGGGCCCTAGTCCCCTATGCAGGAGTCCTGGCCGTCGGTGTGGGCGACACTGTGGCCTCCATATTCGGCAGCACTATGGGGGAGATTCGCTGGCCTGGAACTAAAAAGACTTTTGAGGGGACCATGACATCTATATTTGCCCAGATCATTTCTGTAGCTCTGATCTTAATCTTCGACAGTGGAGTGGACTTAAACTACAGTTATGCTTGGATTTTGGGGTCCATCAGCACCGTGTCCCTCCTAGAAGCATACACTACGCAGATAGACAATCTCCTTTTGCCTCTCTACCTCCTGATATTGCTGATGGCCTAG